In a single window of the Nycticebus coucang isolate mNycCou1 chromosome 13, mNycCou1.pri, whole genome shotgun sequence genome:
- the CHCHD7 gene encoding coiled-coil-helix-coiled-coil-helix domain-containing protein 7 isoform X2: MPMVTRRLRDPDVNPCLLESDASTRCMDENNYDREKCSIYFLKYKHCRKFWNSIMVQRRQDGVKPSMPTAAERDEILGAMGKMPY, translated from the exons ATGCCCATGGTAACTCGGAGGCTTAGAGATCCTGATGTAAATCCTTGCTTGTTG GAATCTGATGCTTCTACCAGATGTATGGATGAAAATAACTATGACCGGGAAAAGTGTTCCATTTACTTCTTGAAATACAAACACTGTCGGAAATTCTGG AATTCTATCATGGTCCAGAGAAGACAGgatggagtgaagccatctatgCCTACAGCAGCAGAGAGGGACGAAATCTTGGGAGCAATGGGAAAGATGCCCTATTGA
- the CHCHD7 gene encoding coiled-coil-helix-coiled-coil-helix domain-containing protein 7 isoform X1: protein MENWKTSFYLLNDASHVFKESDASTRCMDENNYDREKCSIYFLKYKHCRKFWNSIMVQRRQDGVKPSMPTAAERDEILGAMGKMPY, encoded by the exons ATGGAAAATTGGAAG acCTCATTCTACCTTTTAAATGATGCCTCTCATGTATTTAAGGAATCTGATGCTTCTACCAGATGTATGGATGAAAATAACTATGACCGGGAAAAGTGTTCCATTTACTTCTTGAAATACAAACACTGTCGGAAATTCTGG AATTCTATCATGGTCCAGAGAAGACAGgatggagtgaagccatctatgCCTACAGCAGCAGAGAGGGACGAAATCTTGGGAGCAATGGGAAAGATGCCCTATTGA